Part of the Metarhizium brunneum chromosome 6, complete sequence genome is shown below.
CCGTGTTTAACGGTGAAGGCAAGTGTGGCGCGGGCTGACGGGCTGACGGGCGGTGCGGGTGAGGGGCCACTTGGAACCACCAGCCGTGGCTTGTGACTGGTCGACTGGCTGACCTGGCTTAAAATTCAAGCCACAGTTGAAGCCGGATGGGAAGCTGCTCGAAGCTTGAGGAAATGCTGCTTTTGAGAGCACTCGTTTCCGCTTGCATCAAGCACGATTGTGGTActtagtactagtagtacacCATTCCGGCTGGGGTCAGCACGCAAGGGCTCCTCAACGCCGCGCATATTTCAAGTTCTCACCGACATGTCGTTTGTGCTGACTTTTGGCTCAACATAGCGAAGCTGAGGCGCATTGGGAAGCATGCAAAACTCGGGGCTTTAGTGTGCCGCATGTGTGCATgtactagtacgtagtacATGCATGTTACCACGTGAAACGCGACGGGCACCACCAGGCCAGCGAGCCGTTGTTGTTCTGACTTGCCAGAAATGTCCGACAAAGTTTCCGCATGCATCTCTACGACGCTGATCAACCTTTGGAGGTGACAAAAACAACTAGTACTGTACCGATCCCCGGAAAGCAGAATCACAAGGCTAGCCGGAACAGGATGCCGGCTCAACCGGGGCGAACCATTTAATTACCTATTGGGAGGCAGTTACCCTTCCTCGTCCCTTGGCTCAAGGGCATGCTGGGATAGCCTGGTCATGGAATGGTGGCATTCAACAGAGTCAGGGCGTCTGGCTGCGTTTGTCGAATCGTCATGCAAGCGTCAAGTCAAACGCAGTAGTACTCTCTGCATGTACAATACACGTTCCGCACTCCATGCCCAGTAGATGGGATGGTAATAATCTACTAGAATTATCATCCAGGCAGGGGATAGTAGTATACAAAGTCATGCTGTAAGCTGGCATTGCATCCACCTGTCCGTTAGCATCATTCATGCTCATGCGTCGCGAGATGAAAGACTCGTTTGCCTGCGACTCAGAatgagtacggagtacggagtatgtacctGCATGAAACACATGGGGGACGGTGGGTACCAAAGAGCCTTCATACCAGGTACTCatcgtacggagtagatccTACTAATACAtaagtactccgtgcatATGCATGTAATATCTGTTCGCGATCCACGTGCCCGGTCCTGTCGACATTGAAGCTAATGAGCGCAGATGTGACCGTTCCTGACTGTCTAGCGCTGTACTGGAATATCAATTGACACTGCGCGTCTATTGCGAAGTCCGCTTGGgcaatgtacatacaacgcTGTGTCGGTGGACTGTTTGGCTTCTGGCGGATTATTGCTACTaataagtacctaggtactttaggAGGTACTTAGCACATGCAGCACTTGACGTACAAGACCTCAAAAGGTAAGTAATAAACGCGTCTCAGCGCGGTCGGCGCCGTGGCAACGCCCACTGTGTTTGTTGACCAGGTCAAATCAGTCAAATCCCCCTTTTTCCaaatgccatcaattgatcatcCCTCTTGAAGTTGTACTAGCGGAAGCTTCTGTTCTAACCCCAGCATTGCATTGCTCCTTGGCTCGTGGCACCTCCCTGCACTGCCCTGCTGGTCCCTGCCGGTCCCTGTTGTCGCCTCACGCCCCTGTCTGTCCCCTTGCCGCCTCAACCAGACCCGTCCTCCAATTTTCCAGCGCCGTCACTTGCTTCTTCCCCGGACAGACGAATGTGACGCAGACGCGCCGTCGGCCACAAAGACTCCAGGActgactacggagtacgcaaTAACGAGTATTTGCCCATCCAACCCGGTGCAGCAAAAGTGAGCAGCGTGAGAGCAGCTACCACTGTTGCATGTACATCCGGCCCCTCGCCCAGGTCACGACTTGACGCCTCGACGCCCCAGTCGTCGCCGTGTCACGGTCCCCTGCTTCGAAAAGTTGTGGCTCCTCGCCGACGCAAAAGCCAGGCCTGGCCATATTAGTATTCTGAATTTGCTTCGCCCATCCCGCTCTCTCTTATCAATTTGCGCTCTCTTGTGGCCggctcttcctcctccttctaCATCTTCGCCGTCCCTCCTTTTTGTGAAACCGTCAACCGCCAACCGCCAGCCGGAGCCGAAACAACAGCCACGGATACCTACTCAGGATACTAATAGACACCTTGCCTTTCTGCCCCGCTGTTCGACGTTCCTGCCCCTCGCAATCgacaaaaacaaacaaaacgCCGGCGCTTCATCCGCCTCACCTCATCTTCAACCTCAAACACGCCTTGATCTCACGCGTCCATCGAGCCAGACACACCATGGCTTCTGTGTACAAGCAGTTTTTGGCTTCTCCCAGCTCCTCTCTCCTGGCTGACAAGGCCTCGCTGCACTATGTCACCACTACGACGTCCGTCTTTGGTGCTACCGAGATCATTAAGCACCTCGGCACGCTCCAGAAGCaggtcaaggtcaagaagcAGGAGTTCCTGAACCTTGTCGACGGACAAACCGTCATTGTCGCCGAAGTCGATACGGCTCTGGAGTTCCAAACTAGTGGTGGCGCTTACCTGCCCGGCCTGGACGACAACTTCTTATCTGATCGTGTTGCCTATTTGTCCATTGTGAGTTCACAGCTTTGGTTGCACGCTTAACAGTTagccggcgccggcctgGCTTGCTTAGCACCATGGGGGAATTGACTTCCAATTAACACTTGCCATGTCTAGATTCACATTGTAACACTCGACGATGAGGGCAAGATTCTTCAAATCCGTCAACAATGGGACCAGGGTTCCCTACTCAAGCAGATGGAAATCATCGGCAAGACTGGCCGCAATTGGCCTATTCGGGATAGCAGAGAGCAACTCACTTTGATCCAGTCCTGCCTCAAGTCAACTGGCGGAGCCCCAACGCGGCCCGAAAGCCACAATGATGTTGTGATCCGATCCCGCTGCAGTTCCAACAACGCCATGCGCGACCCCCATGCATCTCTGCAGCTGTTTGGAAATCGAGAGGAGCTTGAAGCTGCAGAGTCCGAGACTGTCGTGTCACCTTATGCAGGTCACCGTCAAGGACAGCGGTCTTTTGCCGATGTCTTGGGTGACGATCCTACTGGTGAGCATTACGGAGAAAACCACCATCGATCAGTCTCGCCGAGCAAGGCTGGACAGGGCAAGAATGTTCAGCCTATGCGCATCTTTGAGGGCCAGGAGCAtgttgaggaggaagaggaggacaCGCCCAAGACCACCAAGAACAAATACATCAAGCCTAATCCCCAAAGGTATAGCCACTTTGACTTTGCCGATGGATCCGATCCCCAGGACAGACCTCAGCCTGGTGTCTCATTCGAGAATCGTCCGAAATCGAAGCATGATAGCCAGTGGGATTTCCAAGACTTCACCACCCCCCACAAAACTCAGCCCACCAAACAGTACCGAGCACAGGATGTTCGTCACTGGGACACCGAGGCTAGCAATATGGAAGATGATTCAGCTCACCAGATTGGGAAAGCTCGCCGTGATGCCGAAACCCATTTTGAGCTTCAGGATGACGGCGAGAAGCTGCCACATCAAGAGCGCGCAAACACCCGCCCTAGAGGTTCAATGCACAATGAAGGCCTCGGCTTGTACAAGAACAAACTGTTTGATCAGGGAGGTGCTACGCCGGAGCCCAAGCGTGCTCTCGGTAACATTACCAACTTGAAGGGCCGTGGCAATGATTTTGATCCCCACTTCGCCATGACTGACGAGTCGCCTGCTCCTGAGTCCTCGCGCAATCACCACATTCCAGAGGGAAGGCTGAAGGCTGTTAAAATGATGGACGCCAATTGGTCTTCTTACGATAAATCACCGACTGCCCAGAAGGAAAATAAACGAGGCGAGGCCCGATTCTTGGAAGACAACCAGATCAACATTGCTGGTGATGGTATGGGAGGCCGAAAGGGTACCAACCGCGACTGGCTTtatggtggtggtggtgacgatgacACCCCGAAACCTACCTCACGAAAGGCCAACCCCGGTGCCGCTCAAAAGAGCTTCTGGGACTTCTGAGATGCTGAAGCAAAAAAGTATTTCCGAGAAAGACGCCAGAAGATTACAGACAGAGGATCAGGATTGTTCAACAAGGTGGTCTTGTACTTGTTGCGCGAAGGTTGTACGGGGAGTTTGTGTTGGCATTGACGACTTATACGCCTAAATGGCTCATGATTCATGAGAGCCTTTTCTTTACCACTCTGCTGAATTTGTTTCTTAGTTTGTTATCTATCCCCGTTGTGTTGGACATGCACTCAATCCACGGAAATTGAGCCACTATCTGCCCTTTTCAAACACATTCTACTATtacatgtttttttttgtcttttgttATCATACACCGTCTCGGGCATCACGACAGCCgtggacaaggacgaggggTAAAGCTTGTATGTTTCGGGCACATAATGTACTTAACCGTATTGTACAAGACTACCAagatgctgctgcagctgATGTTTGTTCTGTGCAGTGTCAGTTCAATTTTTTCCACTTACATGTAACTTACATGCATGTTGTGCTACTTGTGCCATAAATGTAAGCTTATCAGTCACAATGCAAGTAAATCACATGCAATTGTTTTTCGGGTCTCTCGGCCATTCACTTGCCCTGTTGCTCCTTCAtttacccgtcagcgaccaaGTGAAAGAGCCCCATTGACTTAAGTTGCCAGCGGGGATGTTTATATCCTTGACCATATATACAATCGGTGATGCGCATACCTGGTATAACAACATAATAATAACACTTGCCGCCCATATATCATAATGTCCAACGCCGCCCAGGCCGGAATCCAAATGCCCGCACAAGAGATCACTAAATTCAAAATCTACATCCCACCCACTtagaagacaaaaaaaagccgGCTACATGGACCTGTGGGCCGCCTCACAATGCCCAGAGACGTCTAACACATGAACTTGTAAAACTTCTTCCATTGAGGCCACGAAGCTCTTTCCTCTTGCTCCTGCGCAATTAAAATGGGCAGATTGAAATCTCTCCTGCCGGTATCAACATCCATGTCGCAAACCCTGACAAAGGTGGTTCTGAAGTACAGCTTGTGGAGGATGtagaagaacaagacgatGGGCACGCCCATGAACTTGAGGAAGAAGTTCCGAGTGACCTCGCCGGCGGTCATGTCCTGCCATCCGATGGGGAAGGCGCCGACCCAGAACTGGGCaatgaggacgaggacattgAGGCTGAAGCCAACGTAggagccgacgacgccgacttGGGAGTTGTACGCCATTTCGCtgaggcggcggccgcgggAGGCCCAGGCGCGGCGGAAGCGGATGTGGCAGAAGCAAATGGACGTCCATGTGAAGACGGTGGAGAGGCCGGAGATGGCGAGCAGCCAGTCGAACACGCTAGACTGCTCCCTAAGGTCGGCCAGGAAggcaaggaggccgaggagggcggcgacgaggatggcgacgaggggCCGGCCGCGTCTGTCGACGTAGCCGAGGATAGCGGGGGCCTGTTGGAGGTTGGCGAGGGCAGCGAGGGTTCGCGAGgagccaaagacggcagagTTGCCGACGGAcaggacggcgacgaggatgacggcgTTCATGACTGAGGGGAGGACTTCGATGCCGGCTTCTTCGATGGCGATGACAAAGGGGGATGCCTTGGCGTCGGCTTTGCTGTCGCCGCCTATGAGGCGGGGGTCGTTGTACGGGACCAGGAGGCCGACGAGCGTCAGGGCCACGATGTAGAAGAGTGTGATCCGCCAAAAGACCTGTTTGATCGCCGTGGGGAGGGATTTGCGCGGGTTGGCTGTCTCGGCGGCTGCGAGACCCACGAGTTCGGTGCCTGTAAAGGCGAACGCCGCGGTGACGAAGACGCTGCAGAGACCCTTGAAGCCGTTGTTAAAGGCGCCTGGATTTTGCCAGAACTCGCCGCCAATGTAGCCTCTGTCTGGTGTTCCGCCGCAGTTGAGGACAATGCCGAGAAGACTGCAGATGTTTATATGTTAGTGACACGTCTGACCAGGGAATGGCGTATTTGTACAAGCCCGGAGTTAGAGGAGAGTGTGTGTGGCTGTGACAAGTAGAACCAAGCAGGGTGAGTCGTACATGAAACCGATGACGGCAATAACTTTGATAATGGAGAAGGTAAACTCGGCTTCACCATAGCCCTTGACACCAAAGAGGTTAATCattaagattataaaaagaaatatgCTGACGAAAACGGCCTTTGGTAGCGTCTCGCCCCAGTAATTTATTGTCAGAGACGCAGCTATGATTTCGAGTGGCAAGACGGTGAGCCATTGCACTGCATAGCTACATAACGGGAGCGATTAGCACAATACACCATCGGTCATATGGGCCAGCAGACGGGTTGTGGTGCAGACTCACTTCCAGCCCATGGCAAATCCCCATGAGGGGTCCAGAAAACGTGTTGCCCACGACGAGAAGGACCCAGCAATCGGAAACAACACGGCCAGCTCACCAAGAGCCTGGCAAGTGCAATAGAGCATAATTCCAACGATGCTGAATGCGATAAGTAATGAAGCTGGACCCCCGGAATGTAGGGCAGCGCCCGAAGCGACAAAGAGACCAGTACCTATACGACGCCACCAAAGTTAGAACAACCCGTGTGCTGTCAAGTAGCTTGGGAAAAAAttataaagaaaagaatCAAGTTGGCATACCTATGGAACCTCCTATGGCAATCATCTGCAAATGCCTCCCTTTGAGCTTCCTCGCCAACCCGGTATTTGCGGACTCGAGCGCCG
Proteins encoded:
- the GAP2_0 gene encoding General amino-acid permease GAP2 is translated as MAPPRDIELNTVHNFKTKEESFSHGSSHSMREPEYYDDQPPPRFQRFLDGFKRDTSLPFFPSDHLSQVNSHSNQRRYGNHYYDLRLAALESANTGLARKLKGRHLQMIAIGGSIGTGLFVASGAALHSGGPASLLIAFSIVGIMLYCTCQALGELAVLFPIAGSFSSWATRFLDPSWGFAMGWNYAVQWLTVLPLEIIAASLTINYWGETLPKAVFVSIFLFIILMINLFGVKGYGEAEFTFSIIKVIAVIGFILLGIVLNCGGTPDRGYIGGEFWQNPGAFNNGFKGLCSVFVTAAFAFTGTELVGLAAAETANPRKSLPTAIKQVFWRITLFYIVALTLVGLLVPYNDPRLIGGDSKADAKASPFVIAIEEAGIEVLPSVMNAVILVAVLSVGNSAVFGSSRTLAALANLQQAPAILGYVDRRGRPLVAILVAALLGLLAFLADLREQSSVFDWLLAISGLSTVFTWTSICFCHIRFRRAWASRGRRLSEMAYNSQVGVVGSYVGFSLNVLVLIAQFWVGAFPIGWQDMTAGEVTRNFFLKFMGVPIVLFFYILHKLYFRTTFVRVCDMDVDTGRRDFNLPILIAQEQEERASWPQWKKFYKFMC